A genomic window from Salvia miltiorrhiza cultivar Shanhuang (shh) chromosome 5, IMPLAD_Smil_shh, whole genome shotgun sequence includes:
- the LOC131024207 gene encoding LOW QUALITY PROTEIN: uncharacterized protein LOC131024207 (The sequence of the model RefSeq protein was modified relative to this genomic sequence to represent the inferred CDS: deleted 1 base in 1 codon), translated as MALRKYAPSGSATPVNIKSLSFSNKENGKANEADLQRRPTEADVDIDLREVYFLIMHFLSAGPCHRTYGQFWNELLEHQLLPRRYHSWYSRSGLPSGDENDDGTSFPLSYNKLVERHPHVEKDHLVKLLKQLLLGAVAPTQDVIGGNIVNAASVPTLLGTGSFSLLASDHNGRENKSRHPPSYMRWPHKLIGQVHGLSLREIGGGFTRHHRAPSVRAACYVIAKPSTMVQKMQNFKSVRGHRNAVYCAIFDRSGRYVITGSDDRLVKIWSMETAYCLASCRGHEGDITDLAVNANNTLIASASNDCIIRVWRLPDGLPISVLRGHTGAVTAIAFSPRPGSFYQLLSSSDDGTCRIWDARYSQITPRTYVPKPPEPLAGRNNVTISSTSQQTHQIFCCAFNASGTVFVTGSSDTLARVWNACKSSTDDSEQPNHEIDVLSGHENDVNYVQFSGCAVAARFTSSDTSKEDALPKFKNTWFNHDNIVTCSRDGSAIIWIPRSRRSHGKTGRWIRAYHLKVPPPPMLPQPSRGGPRQRVLPTPRGVNMIAWSLDNRFVLAAIMDCRICVWNAVDGSLVHSLTGHTDSTYVLDVHPFNPRIAMSAGYDGKTILWDIWEGTPIRTYEIGPFKLVDGKFSPDGTSIILSDDVGQLYILSTGQGESQRDAKYDQFFLGDYRPLIQDTHGNVLDQETQLAPYRRNMQDLLCDSGMIPYPEPYQSTYQQRRLGALGIEWRPSSLRFAVGPDFTLDPDFQMLPIADLETLIVPLPEFVDAMDWEPQVEILSDDNDSEYHIAEDDSSGWELASLNSDSDESESSSGNSDVEDSLRDGRRRSKRKKQKVKVEIMTSSGRRVKRKNLDQCDGSSFRNNRTRKSRNGKKARRKKSSSKSRPQRAAARNALHLFSRITGASTDGDINGTDHNSSESESALQDSSFESEESDTSLQNVWYENLKGKEISLDHAGRADQPHPESHSNAGSRKRLILKLPNRDSTKFASQQNIGLNGQSAVGSSSSRNFQEVDTNKYSGEDCHGVGVDGDNRKRSHIDLLGGCKDGSITWVGARSRTSKRLKIGESSSAGLFSRSGPVLDQRENTANDHSTFTEENGSEHPTSGIQYQEGSLEEIVCKKEIPCGVSVPADSERAENVQGSLALLEVKDDGASSSQCHEICNGSTVPSIACINGTDNELKLKENGVQITTKLRIKSSTLSRDIDNKPRKAIAGDTATACENIDVENNLDIPVSADDRIDMPCSENKHQYGVLGSDGLVNGSSSKSELEDSSKLDLNKRMFTAVYRRLKPSRGRSNTEGDSGGMAPSTSNAGNLDEIEVPPECIRRARSIRVRSTARDLASSVGNFTFMEPHDNSEDTSNDAAKASPSRGEDNSSGEWKSLPRNSTRLRSTRAKRSSNYTRGSSPPRKSNQTGRSSWLMLSAHEEGSRYIPQRGDDVVYLRQGHQEYIDHMHLRNPGPWETIRRNIRAVEFCKVEKLEYATLPGSGESCCRMTLKFVDPTSDVDGQSFNLTLPEITGFPDFLVEKSRYDASMARNWTSRSKCQVWWKNEGEEDGSWWEGRIMSMKPKSPEFPDSPWEKYAVKYKSDPGIHHHSPWELYDSSTHWEQPHIHDGIRKSLINAFAKLQKSGYKSQDYYGYNKLKQASQKTKFINRFPVPLSLEVIQLRLENNYYRSLDALKHDFEVMLSNAELYLGKNVELSLKTETPVRLVPKILPSL; from the exons ATGGCTCTCAGGAAATATGCCCCCAGTGGTAGTGCAACTCCTGTTAATATTAAATCCCTGAGCTTCTCTAACAAGGAGAATGGAAAAGCCAATGAGGCAGATTTACAGAGAAGACCCACTGAAGCTGATGTGGATATTGACCTCAGAGAGGTGTATTTTCTAATCATGCATTTCCTCTCAGCTGGACCATGCCACAGAACTTATGGGCAGTTTTGGAATGAACTTTTGGAGCACCAACTTTTACCTAGAAGATATCATTCATGGTATTCACGTAGCGGCTTGCCCAGTGGAGATGAAAATGATGATGGCACATCTTTTCCCCTAAGTTATAATAAGTTGGTGGAAAG GCATCCTCATGTTGAAAAAGATCACCTGGTAAAGCTTCTGAAGCAATTACTCCTTGGTGCAGTTGCTCCTACACAAGATGTCATTGGTGGAAATATAGTGAATGCAGCTAGTGTTCCCACACTGCTAGGAACTGGATCTTTTTCACTTTTGGCCA GTGATCATAATGGGAGGGAGAACAAAAGTAGGCATCCCCCAAGCTACATGCGCTGGCCCCACAAATTGATAGGTCAAGTACATGGATTAAGTTTAAGGGAGATTGGTGGTGGTTTTACTAGGCATCATCGTGCGCCATCTGTACGTGCTGCTTGCTATGTTATTGCAAAACCGTCCACTATGGTACAGAAGATGCAGAACTTTAAAAGTGTCAGGGGACATCGTAATGCTGTTTATTGTG CCATATTTGATCGATCTGGGAGATATGTGATTACTGGTTCCGATGATCGTCTTGTTAAAATTTGGTCAATGGAAACTGCATATTGCTTGGCCAGCTGTCGAGGACATGAA GGTGACATAACTGACCTGGCTGTGAATGCTAACAACACTTTGATTGCTTCTGCTTCCAACGACTGCATCATTCGAGTT TGGCGCCTGCCTGATGGGTTGCCGATCTCTGTATTACGAGGTCATACAGGAGCTGTCACTGCTATTGCCTTCAGTCCTAGACCAGGCTCTTTCTATCAACTTTTGTC GTCCTCTGATGATGGAACTTGTCGAATTTGGGATGCTAGATATTCCCAGATCACTCCACGTACATATGTACCAAAGCCTCCTGAGCCTTTAGCTG GGAGAAACAATGTAACCATATCCAGCACCTCTCAACAGACGCACCAGATTTTCTGCTGTGCATTCAATGCTAGTGGAACTGTTTTTGTGACTGGCAGCTCAGACACTCTTGCAAGG GTGTGGAATGCCTGTAAATCCAGTACTGATGATTCAGAGCAACCCAACCATGAGATAGATGTATTGTCTGGTCATGAGAATGATGTAAATTACGTACAGTTCAG CGGATGCGCGGTGGCTGCCCGTTTTACCTCATCAGATACCTCAAAGGAAGATGCAttaccaaaatttaaaaatacatg GTTCAATCATGATAATATAGTCACCTGCTCCCGTGATGGTAGTGCAATAATTTGGATACCAAGATCACGGAGATCACAT GGAAAGACTGGAAGGTGGATTAGAGCATATCACTTGAAAGTTCCACCACCTCCAATGCTTCCTCAACCATCTCGTGGAGGTCCACGCCAGAGAGTTCTTCCTACCCCTCGGGGTGTAAATATGATTGCATGGAGTTTAGATAATCGTTTTGTTCTTGCAGCTATCATGG ATTGCAGGATATGTGTATGGAATGCTGTTGATGGTAGCTTGGTGCATTCACTGACTGGCCATACTGATTCT ACTTACGTACTGGACGTGCATCCTTTCAATCCTCGAATAGCAATGAGTGCAGGATATGATGGGAAAACAATATTATGGGAT ATATGGGAAGGTACACCAATTCGCACATATGAAATTGGCCCATTCAAGCTAGTTGATGGAAAGTTTTCACC AGATGGGACATCCATAATTCTGTCTGACGACGTTGGCCAATTATATATTTTGAGCACTGGTCAAGGTGAATCACAGAGAGATGCTAAATATGACCag TTCTTTCTAGGGGATTATAGGCCTCTTATTCAAGACACACATGGAAATGTTCTTGACCAG GAAACACAGCTTGCTCCTTACCGGAGGAATATGCAAGATCTCCTATGTGATTCTG GTATGATACCATATCCGGAACCTTATCAGAGTACTTACCAACAACGACGACTTGGTGCTCTTGGAATTGAGTGGCGCCCATCATCTCTAAGATTTGCTGTTGGGCCGGATTTCACTCTGGACCCAGATTTTCAGATGCTTCCCATAGCAGACTTGGAGACATTAATTGTTCCACTACCTGAGTTCGTTGATGCAATGGATTGGGAACCACAAGTTGAGATTCTTAGTGATGATAATGATTCAGAATATCATATAGCAGAGGATGACTCATCTGGATGGGAGCTAGCAAGTTTAAATTCGGATTCTGATGAGTCAGAAAGCAGCTCCGGGAACAGCGATGTTGAGGACTCACTCCGAGATGGCCGTCGTAGATCCAAGAGAAAGAAGCAGAAGGTAAAG GTGGAGATTATGACATCTTCTGGGAGGCGTGTGAAGAGGAAGAATTTGGACCAGTGTGATGGCAGTTCATTTAGGAACAACCGCACTAGGAAATCACGGAATGGCAAAAAAGCTAGACGTAAGAAGTCCTCATCAAAATCAAGGCCTCAGAGAGCTGCTGCGAGAAATGCACTTCATCTGTTCTCTCGAATTACAGGAGCATCTACAGATGGAGATATAAATGGAACTGATCACAATTCGTCCGAAAGTGAATCAGCACTGCAGGACTCAAGCTTTGAAAGTGAAGAGTCTGATACATCTTTGCAAAATGTGTGGTATGAAAACCTTAAGGGGAAAGAAATATCTTTGGACCATGCTGGTAGGGCAGATCAACCTCATCCTGAATCTCATTCAAATGCTGGAAGCAGGAAGAGGTTAATTCTGAAATTGCCAAATCGTGACTCAACTAAATTTGCATCCCAACAAAACATTGGGTTGAATGGCCAATCTGCTGTAGGAAGCTCATCATCAAGAAATTTTCAGGAAGTCGACACAAATAAATATTCTGGAGAGGACTGTCATGGTGTTGGTGTTGATGGTGATAACAGGAAGAGAAGCCATATAGATCTTCTTGGAGGATGCAAAGATGGCTCAATTACGTGGGTAGGGGCCAGGTCTCGCACCTCTAAGAGGTTGAAGATTGGAGAATCTTCATCAGCAGGTTTATTTTCGAGATCTGGTCCAGTTCTTGATCAAAGAGAAAATACTGCTAATGACCATTCAACCTTTACAGAGGAGAATGGTTCAGAGCACCCAACTTCTGGGATCCAATATCAGGAAGGAAGTTTAGAAGAAATTGTCTGTAAGAAAGAGATACCTTGTGGGGTTAGTGTACCTGCAGATTCAGAGAGAGCAGAAAATGTTCAGGGATCCTTGGCATTGCTCGAGGTCAAGGATGACGGTGCATCCTCAAGTCAGTGCCATGAAATTTGCAATGGCTCAACAGTGCCTTCTATTGCCTGCATAAATGGGACTGATAACGAACTCAAATTGAAAGAAAATGGTGTTCAAATCACAACTAAGTTGAGAATTAAGTCTAGTACTCTTTCAAGAGATATTGATAATAAACCCAGAAAAGCAATTGCAGGAGATACTGCCACAGCATGTGAAAACATTGAtgtagaaaataatttagatATACCAGTTTCTGCTGACGACAGAATAGACATGCCTTGCTCTGAAAACAAACATCAATATGGAGTACTAGGATCAGATGGTCTTGTGAATGGATCTTCATCCAAGTCTGAGTTGGAAGACTCATCGAAATTGGATTTAAATAAAAGGATGTTTACAGCTGTTTATCGAAGGCTAAAGCCTTCAAGAGGTCGGAGTAATACAGAAGGGGACTCTGGTGGTATGGCACCGAGCACGTCGAATGCTGGAAACCTTGATGAGATTGAGGTTCCTCCGGAATGTATTCGTAGGGCAAGGTCTATCCGGGTGAGATCGACTGCTCGTGATCTAGCCTCATCAGTAGGCAACTTTACATTTATGGAACCCCATGATAATTCTGAAGATACATCAAATGATGCTGCCAAGGCTTCTCCTAGCAGAGGCGAAGATAACTCCTCTGGAGAATGGAAATCATTACCCCGAAACTCTACTAGATTAAGATCCACAAGAGCCAAGAGAAGCAGCAATTATACTCGTGGCAGTAGTCCCCCGAGGAAATCAAACCAGACTGGAAGAAGTTCCTGGTTAATGCTGTCTGCACACGAGGAAGGGTCTCGGTATATACCCCAGAGAGGGGATGATGTTGTGTATTTGCGACAG GGCCATCAAGAGTACATAGATCACATGCACTTGAGGAATCCAGGCCCTTGGGAAACCATTAGGCGTAACATAAGAGCCGTGGAATTTTGTAAGGTTGAGAAGCTCGAATATGCAACACTTCCTGGTTCTGGGGAGAGCTGCTGCAGAATGACCCTTAAATTTGTAGACCCTACTTCCGATGTAGACGGTCAATCATTTAATCTGACTCTACCAGAAATTACCGGTTTCCCAGATTTTCTGGTTGAGAAAAGTAGGTATGATGCATCTATGGCAAGAAATTGGACCTCTAGAAGTAAATGTCAAGTATGGTGGAAGAATGAGGGCGAGGAAGATGGGAGTTGGTGGGAAGGTCGAATTATGAGCATGAAGCCCAAATCTCCTGAATTCCCAGACAGTCCATGGGAAAAGTATGCTGTAAAGTACAAAAGTGACCCTGGCATACATCATCACAGTCCCTGGGAACTCTATGATTCCAGTACTCACTGGGAGCAGCCTCATATTCACGACGGTATAAGAAAATCGCTCATTAATGCTTTTGCCAAGCTGCAGAAGTCCGGATACAAATCTCAG GATTATTATGGTTACAACAAGTTGAAGCAAGCTTCTCAAAAGACTAAATTCATTAACAG GTTCCCCGTTCCCTTGTCTCTTGAAGTCATTCAGTTGAGATTAGAGAACAATTACTATAGGAGTTTGGATGCGTTG AAGCACGATTTTGAAGTTATGCTGTCGAATGCTGAGTTGTACCTCGGGAAAAATGTGGAGCTCTCGTTGAAAACTGAGACGCCTGTCAGACTGGTTCCAAAGATCCTACCATCTTTGTAG